A region from the Clostridium beijerinckii genome encodes:
- a CDS encoding hydroxylamine reductase — translation MQEEMFCYQCEQTAGGKGCTKIGVCGKTPEIAGMQDLLIYQLKGISSYCTKLLKKGEKIDKHIVSFVEDSLFMTLTNVNFDPEVHLKALKKSQNIKEELRQKVQEEVTTSEALYNLSDSKDEILEDSKKAGIMYDENLDPDIRSVRETIKYGLKGIAAYSHQARFVNYNSDEVDEFYFKALAGLADISLTLDDLIKLLVETGSISVKIMELLDTANNNLYNSPSPTKVNVSIKKGPFIIVSGHDLKDLEMLLKQTEGKGINIYTHGEMLPSHGYPELNKYPHLVGNFGSAWQNQQKEFDNIPGCILMTTNCLMKPRDSYKDRIFSTSVVGWNGIKHIAKDQNSNKDFSEIINKALELGGFEKDEEVKEILVGFGHKATLSHADTIINAVKDGKVKHFFLIGGCDGAKPGRNYYTEFAEKVPKDCIILTLACGKYRFNKLEFGEVAGLPRLLDVGQCNDAYSAVRIALALADAFKCGINDLPLAIVLSWYEQKAVADLLALLSLGVKGIYIGPSLPAFLSPNVLQFLVDNFDIKPISTPDNDLKQILS, via the coding sequence TTATTGTACTAAATTGTTAAAAAAAGGTGAAAAAATTGATAAACACATAGTTTCTTTTGTTGAAGATTCTTTGTTTATGACATTAACAAATGTAAATTTTGATCCTGAAGTTCATCTAAAGGCGTTAAAAAAATCTCAAAACATAAAAGAAGAACTAAGACAAAAAGTTCAAGAAGAAGTAACAACTTCAGAAGCCCTATATAATTTAAGTGATTCAAAAGATGAAATACTTGAAGATTCTAAAAAAGCAGGTATTATGTATGATGAAAACTTAGATCCAGATATTCGTTCTGTTAGAGAAACTATAAAATATGGATTAAAAGGTATTGCTGCCTATTCTCATCAAGCAAGATTTGTAAACTATAATAGCGATGAAGTAGATGAATTTTATTTCAAAGCTTTAGCTGGACTAGCTGATATTAGTTTAACTCTCGATGATTTAATTAAATTATTAGTAGAAACCGGAAGTATAAGTGTTAAAATTATGGAGTTGTTAGATACTGCTAACAATAACTTATATAATTCTCCTTCTCCTACAAAAGTAAATGTTAGCATAAAAAAAGGACCATTTATTATAGTATCTGGTCATGATTTAAAAGATTTAGAAATGTTACTTAAACAAACTGAAGGAAAAGGCATAAATATTTATACTCATGGTGAAATGTTACCTTCTCATGGATATCCTGAATTAAATAAATATCCTCATTTAGTAGGTAACTTTGGAAGTGCATGGCAAAATCAACAAAAAGAATTTGATAACATACCTGGTTGTATTTTAATGACAACAAACTGTTTAATGAAACCTAGAGATTCCTATAAAGATAGAATATTTTCAACTAGCGTTGTTGGTTGGAATGGAATTAAACATATAGCAAAAGATCAAAATAGTAATAAAGACTTCTCTGAAATAATAAATAAAGCTTTAGAATTAGGCGGATTTGAAAAAGATGAAGAAGTTAAAGAAATATTAGTTGGCTTTGGTCATAAAGCAACCTTAAGTCATGCTGATACAATTATAAATGCAGTTAAAGACGGAAAGGTTAAGCACTTCTTCTTAATTGGTGGTTGTGATGGAGCAAAACCTGGAAGAAATTATTATACTGAATTTGCAGAAAAGGTACCTAAAGATTGTATTATTCTTACATTAGCTTGTGGGAAATATCGTTTTAACAAATTAGAGTTTGGTGAAGTTGCAGGACTTCCAAGGTTGCTCGATGTTGGACAATGCAATGATGCTTATTCTGCTGTTAGAATAGCTTTAGCTCTGGCTGATGCATTCAAATGCGGAATTAATGATTTACCTTTAGCAATAGTACTTTCTTGGTATGAACAAAAAGCTGTAGCTGATCTTTTAGCATTGCTTTCATTAGGAGTAAAAGGAATTTACATTGGTCCAAGCTTACCAGCGTTCCTAAGCCCTAATGTTCTACAATTCTTAGTTGATAATTTTGACATCAAACCAATTAGCACACCAGATAATGATTTGAAACAAATATTATCATAA
- a CDS encoding DEAD/DEAH box helicase: protein MKFEELKIIEPILKALKDENYKEASKIQEEAIPSILLGKDLLGCAQTGTGKTAAFAIPTLQLLHNASKTAKKKKIQALILTPTRELAIQIYDNFQSYGKNLNLKSAVIFGGVSQKPQEEVLRKGVDILIATPGRLNDLVNQKIIDLSEIEIFILDEADRMLDMGFINDVKKIIRYIPKKRQTLFFSATMPNEIKKLISTLLVDPVVVEVTPVSSTVDKIEQSLYYVDKTNKKKLLISLLKTDEIKSALVFTRTKSDANRLVKYLEDSQIGAKAIHGNKSQNARQEALQNFKDKKIQVLIATDIAARGIDIDELSHVINYGLPNIPETYVHRIGRTGRAGQRGIAISFSDVDEIPYVKDIEKLIKKKIDVIEGHKYPMVNLTPSPKTKATGNRARFGYTPKAKGTGNTSKTSTTGNQSTSKVTKTGNNNVAKTAIAGNRTVTKTSITENKNTTKTGMTGTKTGVVGNKTTSKSTFFTPKKNEPRRKSFSK from the coding sequence ATGAAATTTGAAGAATTAAAAATAATAGAACCAATATTAAAAGCATTGAAAGATGAAAATTATAAAGAAGCTAGTAAAATACAGGAAGAAGCAATTCCATCAATTTTACTAGGAAAAGATTTGTTAGGATGTGCACAAACAGGAACCGGTAAAACTGCTGCTTTTGCAATACCTACACTACAGTTATTACACAATGCAAGTAAAACTGCAAAGAAGAAAAAAATACAAGCACTAATTTTAACACCAACAAGAGAGTTAGCAATACAAATATATGATAACTTTCAATCATATGGTAAAAACTTGAATTTAAAAAGTGCTGTAATATTTGGTGGAGTATCACAAAAACCACAAGAAGAAGTATTAAGAAAAGGTGTAGATATATTAATAGCAACACCAGGAAGATTAAATGATTTAGTAAATCAAAAAATTATAGATTTAAGTGAAATAGAAATATTCATATTAGATGAAGCTGATAGAATGCTAGATATGGGATTTATAAATGATGTAAAAAAAATTATAAGATATATTCCTAAAAAAAGACAAACATTATTCTTTTCAGCAACTATGCCGAACGAAATTAAAAAATTAATAAGCACACTTTTAGTAGATCCAGTTGTAGTAGAAGTAACACCTGTATCATCAACAGTTGATAAGATTGAACAATCACTATACTATGTAGATAAAACTAATAAGAAAAAGCTATTAATAAGCTTATTAAAAACAGATGAAATTAAATCAGCATTAGTTTTCACAAGAACTAAAAGTGATGCTAATAGATTGGTAAAGTATTTGGAAGATTCACAAATAGGAGCAAAAGCAATTCATGGGAATAAATCTCAAAATGCTAGACAAGAAGCATTACAAAACTTTAAAGACAAAAAAATACAAGTATTAATAGCTACAGATATAGCAGCAAGAGGAATTGACATTGATGAATTGTCACATGTAATTAATTACGGTTTACCTAATATACCAGAAACTTATGTACATAGAATTGGAAGAACAGGAAGAGCAGGGCAACGTGGAATAGCTATATCATTTAGTGATGTAGATGAAATACCATATGTAAAAGATATAGAAAAATTGATTAAAAAGAAAATAGATGTAATTGAAGGACATAAATACCCAATGGTGAATTTAACACCAAGTCCTAAGACTAAAGCAACAGGGAATAGAGCTAGATTTGGTTATACTCCTAAAGCTAAAGGAACAGGAAATACATCTAAAACTTCAACTACTGGAAACCAAAGTACATCTAAAGTTACAAAGACAGGTAATAACAATGTAGCTAAAACTGCAATCGCAGGAAATAGAACTGTAACTAAAACATCAATTACAGAAAATAAAAATACAACTAAAACTGGAATGACGGGAACTAAAACTGGAGTAGTTGGAAATAAAACTACATCTAAAAGCACATTTTTTACGCCAAAGAAAAATGAACCTAGAAGAAAAAGTTTTAGTAAATAA
- a CDS encoding AraC family transcriptional regulator — translation MHDKDSSNKSGYLNKDFQLFHLKDKKNQDFEFHYHDFNKIIIFLSGQVVYLIEGKAYYLKPWDILLVNNHDVHKPIIDSSETYERIVIWVNPDFIENHNYENCDLLTCFKLANEKNFNLIRLEAKFQSNIQFITKSLEASINSNDFGSKLLNNSLFIQLLVYLNRVHLGNMYLNNDDALKYDKQIEKILKYINSNLCTDLSIEFLSQKFYISKYYLMHKFKKETGYTLHNYVIQKRLLMAKDLITNGETITKTYIQCGFNDYSCFLRSFKNIFHKSPSEFSPKNKRIILK, via the coding sequence ATGCACGACAAAGATTCTAGTAATAAATCAGGGTATTTAAACAAAGATTTTCAACTCTTTCATTTGAAAGATAAAAAAAATCAAGATTTTGAATTTCATTATCATGATTTTAATAAGATAATAATATTTCTTTCTGGACAAGTTGTTTATTTAATTGAGGGAAAAGCTTATTATTTAAAACCATGGGATATTTTACTTGTAAATAACCATGATGTTCATAAACCTATTATTGATTCTTCTGAAACTTATGAAAGAATAGTTATTTGGGTTAACCCAGATTTTATAGAAAATCATAATTATGAAAATTGTGATCTTTTAACATGCTTTAAATTGGCAAATGAAAAAAACTTCAACCTTATTCGACTTGAAGCTAAATTTCAAAGCAATATACAATTTATAACAAAATCACTAGAAGCATCTATTAATTCAAATGACTTCGGTAGTAAGCTTTTAAATAATTCATTATTTATTCAACTACTTGTATATTTAAACAGAGTACATCTTGGCAATATGTATTTAAACAATGACGATGCACTTAAATATGATAAACAAATTGAAAAAATATTAAAATATATTAACAGTAATTTATGTACAGATCTTTCTATTGAATTTTTATCTCAAAAATTTTATATTAGCAAATATTATCTTATGCATAAGTTTAAAAAAGAAACCGGGTATACTCTTCACAACTATGTAATTCAAAAAAGACTTTTGATGGCAAAAGATCTTATAACAAATGGAGAAACCATTACTAAGACTTATATACAATGTGGTTTTAATGATTACTCCTGCTTTCTGCGTTCCTTTAAAAATATTTTCCATAAATCTCCCAGTGAATTTTCACCTAAGAATAAAAGAATTATCTTAAAATAA
- the msrA gene encoding peptide-methionine (S)-S-oxide reductase → MKKIVLGGGCFWGVEKFFAMIPGVVKTEVGYANGKTENPTYKEVCYNDTDFVEVCYITYDEKVVPLESVLDKFWSVIDPTAVNRQAGDVGTQYRSGIYYTDESDLYIINKNKMKIQEQYKDHVVTEVKPLERYYTAEEYHQDYLEKNPTGYCHIKFD, encoded by the coding sequence ATGAAAAAAATAGTTTTAGGTGGAGGCTGTTTCTGGGGTGTGGAAAAATTCTTCGCGATGATACCAGGAGTAGTAAAAACTGAAGTAGGATATGCAAATGGAAAAACAGAAAATCCAACTTATAAAGAAGTGTGTTATAATGACACAGATTTTGTAGAGGTATGTTATATTACTTATGATGAAAAAGTTGTTCCATTAGAGAGCGTGCTAGATAAGTTTTGGAGTGTAATTGATCCTACAGCAGTAAATAGGCAAGCCGGTGATGTAGGAACTCAATATAGAAGTGGAATTTATTATACTGATGAATCAGATTTATATATAATTAATAAAAATAAAATGAAAATACAAGAGCAATATAAAGATCATGTTGTAACTGAAGTTAAACCGTTAGAAAGATATTATACAGCAGAAGAATATCATCAAGATTATTTAGAGAAAAATCCAACTGGATACTGTCATATAAAATTTGATTAG
- a CDS encoding RNA polymerase subunit sigma-24 — MISDIELLKLLNNKPEVGLKTMMDNYMALIYTIIFNKLSGMYSKEDIEECVSDVFFEVFNYKNRIDLQKGSIKSFLAIIAKRKAIDMYRKNKNNNHIPIDNVAQDLYSMVDEVADSILLKESNSALIDAIKSLGEPDSEIIIRKYYLRQSSKDISKNIGVKVNTIDKKVSRCMQKLKTVLGGIV; from the coding sequence TTGATTTCCGATATTGAATTACTGAAATTATTGAATAATAAGCCTGAAGTAGGGCTAAAAACAATGATGGATAATTACATGGCACTTATTTATACAATAATATTTAATAAACTTTCTGGAATGTATTCAAAAGAAGATATAGAAGAATGTGTAAGTGATGTTTTTTTTGAAGTATTTAATTATAAAAATAGAATAGATCTACAAAAGGGCTCAATTAAATCATTTCTAGCAATTATAGCAAAAAGAAAAGCTATAGATATGTACAGAAAAAATAAGAATAACAATCATATTCCTATAGATAATGTAGCACAAGATTTATATTCTATGGTAGATGAGGTAGCTGATTCAATCTTATTAAAAGAGAGTAATTCAGCATTAATAGATGCTATAAAGTCTCTAGGGGAACCTGACAGTGAAATAATTATAAGGAAATATTATTTACGTCAAAGTTCAAAAGATATTTCAAAAAATATTGGAGTGAAGGTTAATACTATTGATAAAAAAGTATCCAGATGTATGCAAAAACTGAAAACAGTATTAGGAGGGATTGTATAA
- a CDS encoding galactose ABC transporter substrate-binding protein encodes MEVAMGKSSKALIIIIIVTMTLSILIGNNSIIGTINASVITREPVKVAVVVFDIDNLYVSEIVNSLKETQKENEGKVEFTFFSCNDDQVTQNQIIDTILKNKEFDLLLVDLVNINKAQEVINKIKENNIPVILFHREPYKKNSIQSYEKSIFIGSYPEQAGVLQGEILVDEWNKNKSNIDKNEDDIMQYIMLKGRAESLDTINRTKYSVSTIKDSGIKTEELASQFANWDKEQAKNITESLFLRYGDKIEVIIANNDAMAIGAIEALQARGYNNGDKEKTIAVVGVDAVPEAIDLIKKGFMTGTVIQDARGMADALYACGMNLVEHKNPTEGTKYKFDETGVSVRIPYQRYIPS; translated from the coding sequence ATGGAGGTTGCGATGGGGAAATCAAGTAAAGCATTAATAATTATTATAATTGTAACTATGACGCTTTCCATATTAATAGGAAATAATTCAATAATAGGAACAATTAATGCAAGTGTTATTACAAGAGAGCCTGTTAAAGTAGCTGTAGTAGTATTTGATATTGATAATCTATATGTGTCTGAAATTGTTAATAGTTTAAAAGAAACCCAGAAAGAAAATGAGGGTAAAGTTGAATTTACATTTTTTTCTTGTAATGATGATCAAGTTACACAAAATCAAATTATTGATACTATACTCAAAAATAAGGAGTTTGATCTTTTATTAGTAGATTTAGTTAATATAAATAAGGCACAAGAAGTAATTAATAAAATTAAAGAAAATAATATTCCTGTAATTTTATTTCACAGAGAGCCATATAAAAAAAATTCTATTCAATCTTATGAAAAATCTATTTTTATAGGATCTTATCCAGAGCAAGCAGGTGTTCTTCAAGGTGAAATTCTTGTTGACGAATGGAATAAAAACAAATCAAATATAGATAAAAATGAAGATGATATAATGCAATATATTATGTTAAAGGGGAGAGCTGAGAGCTTAGACACAATTAATAGAACAAAATATTCAGTGTCAACAATTAAAGATTCAGGAATAAAAACAGAGGAGCTTGCATCACAATTTGCTAATTGGGATAAGGAACAAGCCAAAAATATAACAGAATCATTATTTTTGCGATATGGTGATAAAATAGAAGTTATAATTGCAAATAATGATGCTATGGCAATAGGTGCCATTGAAGCATTACAAGCTAGAGGATATAACAATGGCGATAAAGAAAAAACAATTGCAGTTGTTGGAGTTGATGCGGTACCAGAAGCTATAGATTTAATTAAAAAAGGATTTATGACAGGTACTGTTATTCAAGACGCTCGTGGTATGGCTGATGCTCTTTATGCTTGTGGAATGAATTTAGTTGAGCATAAAAATCCAACTGAGGGGACAAAATATAAATTCGATGAGACAGGAGTTTCGGTTCGTATTCCTTATCAACGATATATACCTAGTTAA
- a CDS encoding dioxygenase — translation MIQSLFLAHGSPMMALENNDYTKFLGALGNSINPKAIVVFTAHWDSEILTISSSDSTYNTMYDFYGFPSELYQIKYKAKGCALIASRIEDKLKKQGIEVKKDLTRGLDHGAWTLLKHLYPNANIPVIQISINSHLPIEDQVNIGNALQDLGEEDILVIGSGNTVHNLRLVKWEQTSVDSFAQEFDDWLIDKIKNKDLTSLFNYRDLAPSSNLAVPTADHFVPLFIALGSSKNLNPEILNRHYELGNLSYLCFKF, via the coding sequence ATGATTCAATCTTTATTTTTAGCCCATGGTTCTCCAATGATGGCTCTTGAAAATAATGACTATACTAAATTTTTAGGTGCACTTGGAAATAGCATAAATCCAAAAGCTATTGTTGTTTTTACAGCTCATTGGGATAGTGAGATACTTACTATTTCATCTTCTGATTCTACGTATAACACAATGTATGATTTTTATGGATTTCCGAGTGAACTTTATCAAATTAAATATAAGGCAAAAGGCTGTGCTTTAATTGCATCAAGGATTGAAGATAAACTAAAAAAACAAGGCATTGAAGTAAAAAAGGATTTAACTAGAGGATTGGACCATGGAGCTTGGACGCTTCTAAAACATCTTTACCCAAATGCGAATATACCTGTTATACAAATTTCTATAAATTCTCATTTACCTATTGAAGATCAAGTTAATATTGGTAATGCTCTTCAGGATCTTGGAGAGGAAGATATTTTAGTAATTGGTAGTGGCAATACTGTTCATAACTTAAGATTAGTTAAATGGGAACAAACATCTGTAGATTCCTTTGCACAGGAATTTGATGATTGGTTAATTGATAAAATAAAAAATAAGGACTTGACTTCTCTCTTTAACTATAGAGATTTAGCGCCTAGCTCTAATTTAGCAGTTCCAACAGCAGATCATTTTGTACCATTATTTATAGCACTAGGTAGTAGTAAAAATTTAAATCCTGAAATTCTGA